Proteins encoded together in one Citromicrobium bathyomarinum window:
- a CDS encoding TauD/TfdA family dioxygenase, producing the protein MPTTSSVKVDPITPFGVEVDLDLNDPSNDEKVADLFKEHGFLVFREQELSQDEQKRVMARLGPLLEDFTTVGYVSNTRKDGLLGDSEVSFHSDFIYTPVPLLGISLHGIEVPYEETWTRFASGKLALESLSPQTRDRLRDLKGLNLFSASEEGLTGRQRIEGYPEDAPRAEHDIIHVDPITGWEVLYATQQNTALIVGLSEAESEELIGELHEHLYNDDNIYEHRWRNGDLVIWSNQAFHHARGGLVPGKTRTLQRVCITNGQSSDYRPPIPDDRLPEHMRK; encoded by the coding sequence ATGCCAACAACTTCATCGGTAAAGGTCGACCCAATCACGCCGTTTGGTGTCGAAGTCGACCTTGATCTCAACGATCCGTCAAACGACGAGAAGGTCGCTGACTTGTTCAAGGAACACGGGTTCCTTGTTTTTCGCGAGCAGGAGCTTAGCCAGGACGAACAAAAGCGCGTGATGGCCCGCCTCGGCCCGTTGCTCGAGGATTTCACGACCGTCGGCTACGTTTCGAACACCCGGAAAGATGGGCTGCTGGGCGATTCCGAAGTCTCTTTCCATTCCGACTTCATCTACACTCCGGTCCCGCTGCTTGGCATCTCGCTGCATGGTATCGAAGTGCCGTATGAAGAGACCTGGACCCGGTTCGCCAGCGGCAAGCTGGCACTGGAATCGCTGTCGCCGCAAACGCGCGACCGGCTGCGCGATCTCAAGGGGCTTAACCTTTTTTCTGCGAGCGAGGAAGGTCTGACCGGACGTCAGCGGATTGAGGGCTATCCCGAAGACGCGCCACGCGCCGAACATGACATCATCCATGTCGATCCGATCACGGGTTGGGAAGTGCTCTATGCCACACAGCAGAACACTGCCCTGATCGTCGGTCTCAGCGAGGCGGAGAGCGAGGAACTCATCGGGGAACTGCATGAGCATCTCTACAATGATGACAATATTTATGAGCATCGTTGGCGCAATGGCGACCTCGTGATCTGGTCGAACCAGGCATTCCATCACGCGCGTGGCGGCCTAGTTCCAGGCAAGACCCGGACCTTGCAGCGTGTTTGCATTACCAATGGCCAGTCGAGTGATTACCGGCCACCGATCCCCGATGACCGTCTCCCGGAACACATGCGCAAGTAA
- a CDS encoding enoyl-CoA hydratase-related protein: MQSFAEDASVRCVLLTGSGRFFCVGGDISAMLEAAEKVGEVIETLTTSLHAAVQTLLEMEKPLVTAVNGPVAGGGLGLALCGDIVLCGPKAHFSMAYTGIGFSPDGGSTWLLPRLVGLRLAQEMALTNRRLSSEEAVALGLVTRVVDGEDLDLQAEAVKVAAALARGPISANAATRRLLLDSYRADPASQMRREAASVKAQATGPEGREGLAAFVEKRPADFSLRQGA; the protein is encoded by the coding sequence GTGCAGTCATTCGCGGAAGACGCTTCGGTTCGCTGCGTTCTCCTGACGGGCTCCGGCCGTTTCTTCTGCGTGGGCGGCGATATTTCGGCCATGTTGGAGGCCGCAGAAAAGGTGGGCGAGGTCATCGAAACCCTCACCACGTCTTTGCATGCCGCAGTCCAGACCCTGCTTGAAATGGAAAAACCTCTCGTCACTGCCGTGAACGGGCCGGTGGCCGGGGGCGGGCTGGGACTGGCGCTGTGCGGCGACATCGTGCTCTGCGGGCCGAAAGCGCATTTCTCGATGGCCTATACAGGGATCGGCTTCTCGCCCGATGGCGGATCGACCTGGCTTCTGCCGAGGCTGGTGGGTCTTCGGCTCGCGCAGGAAATGGCGCTTACCAACCGCAGGCTTTCCTCCGAAGAGGCAGTAGCATTAGGTCTCGTCACGCGGGTTGTCGACGGCGAGGATCTTGATCTTCAGGCCGAAGCCGTGAAAGTCGCCGCCGCACTGGCGCGCGGCCCGATTAGCGCAAATGCGGCGACCCGCAGACTGCTCCTCGACAGCTATCGCGCTGACCCGGCGAGCCAGATGCGGCGTGAAGCGGCAAGCGTGAAAGCGCAGGCGACCGGGCCGGAGGGGCGGGAAGGGCTCGCAGCTTTCGTGGAGAAGCGACCCGCAGACTTCTCGCTCCGCCAAGGCGCATGA
- a CDS encoding glucose 1-dehydrogenase, with amino-acid sequence MKNIDFTGRVALVTGGGSGIGRATALGFAECGARVAILDHDAIMAEEAAQLIVDGGGEALVLKTDVSDEASVANAIATVVEKYGRLDAAHNNAGISPDTGSTVDCTRELWDRIFAVNTTGVWLCMKHEIQAMLNSGGGAIVNTGSVSSLRAAPYISAYVASKHALVGLTKVTALEYAEQGIRVNLVCPGVVRTPMLEKKADEGFFSIDEYVQGSVPMKRAGASNEIASAVVWACSEQASYLTGATLSVDGGMVIA; translated from the coding sequence TTGAAAAATATCGATTTTACCGGTCGTGTCGCCCTCGTCACGGGGGGCGGCAGCGGCATCGGACGGGCTACGGCACTTGGTTTTGCCGAGTGTGGTGCTCGCGTGGCAATTCTTGACCATGATGCGATCATGGCGGAGGAGGCGGCTCAACTCATCGTGGACGGCGGAGGCGAGGCTCTGGTCCTGAAAACCGACGTGAGCGACGAAGCGTCGGTGGCGAATGCCATTGCAACCGTTGTCGAGAAATATGGGCGACTCGATGCCGCGCATAACAATGCCGGTATTTCTCCCGACACAGGCAGCACGGTCGATTGCACACGTGAACTCTGGGATCGGATATTTGCGGTCAATACGACTGGCGTCTGGCTGTGTATGAAGCATGAGATCCAGGCGATGCTGAACTCGGGCGGGGGCGCGATCGTCAACACCGGCTCGGTCTCTTCGCTACGGGCCGCACCCTATATTTCAGCCTATGTCGCCAGCAAACATGCGCTGGTCGGCCTCACAAAGGTGACTGCGCTCGAATATGCCGAGCAAGGCATCCGGGTGAACCTCGTCTGTCCGGGCGTCGTCCGGACTCCGATGCTGGAAAAGAAGGCCGACGAGGGTTTTTTCAGTATCGACGAATATGTGCAGGGCTCGGTCCCCATGAAGCGGGCGGGGGCATCGAACGAGATTGCCTCGGCCGTCGTCTGGGCCTGCTCCGAGCAAGCATCCTACCTCACCGGCGCCACCCTGTCGGTGGACGGGGGAATGGTCATCGCCTGA
- a CDS encoding enoyl-CoA hydratase — translation MSNTASRSFETILLEHPADAVARIVLNRPEARNAQSSTMLYELNDAFNLCTRDDAIKVIILAARGPHFSAGHDLDMDAFMAGMEQWDPVGTWCGFGCGGAEGRMGIEKEMFLGLSERWRNIPKVTIAQVQGKAISGGLMLIWPCDLIVASDDAMFADNTAAIGIAGAEFFQHPWELGIRKAKEMLFTSDYIDASEAHRLGMVNHVVPLEELEASTLDLARKISLKPSFALKLLKEAVNAAQDAQGRVSAMNTSFALHQLSHSHNEQVFGLPIDPTGLPPAVREKFKRNDDRKQDAS, via the coding sequence ATGTCGAACACTGCCAGCAGATCTTTTGAAACAATCCTTCTCGAGCATCCGGCGGACGCTGTAGCGAGGATTGTCCTCAATCGGCCCGAGGCGCGCAACGCGCAAAGTTCGACTATGTTGTACGAGTTGAACGATGCGTTCAATCTGTGCACGCGCGATGACGCAATTAAGGTAATTATTCTTGCGGCGCGTGGGCCTCATTTTTCGGCCGGTCACGACCTGGACATGGATGCCTTCATGGCCGGCATGGAGCAATGGGATCCGGTTGGTACCTGGTGCGGTTTCGGCTGCGGCGGTGCGGAAGGCAGAATGGGCATCGAGAAAGAGATGTTTCTCGGCCTGTCCGAACGTTGGCGCAACATTCCGAAGGTGACAATCGCACAGGTTCAAGGGAAAGCCATTTCCGGTGGCCTCATGCTCATCTGGCCGTGCGACCTCATCGTCGCGTCAGACGATGCGATGTTCGCAGACAACACTGCTGCGATAGGAATTGCGGGAGCTGAATTCTTTCAGCATCCTTGGGAGCTTGGCATTCGTAAAGCGAAGGAGATGCTCTTTACGAGCGACTACATAGATGCCAGTGAGGCGCACCGACTGGGCATGGTCAACCACGTCGTGCCCCTTGAGGAGTTGGAGGCATCCACACTCGATCTGGCACGGAAGATTTCGCTTAAGCCTTCCTTTGCGCTCAAGCTTCTGAAGGAAGCGGTAAATGCGGCGCAGGATGCGCAAGGTCGCGTGTCTGCGATGAACACCAGCTTCGCGCTTCACCAACTCAGCCACTCGCACAACGAACAGGTTTTCGGTCTGCCGATCGACCCGACCGGACTGCCGCCGGCGGTTCGCGAAAAGTTCAAACGCAACGATGACCGCAAGCAGGACGCATCGTGA
- a CDS encoding AMP-binding protein produces the protein MEGLRVALIMLAEIPARGAAKHGRDAWAIRHGDDVITWGELAARSLRRAHALRERGLGVGDLVTLALPNGSHIYEWLFALWRIGATPHVVSYRLPEAELRAIIEVAKPAMVVASDPHLQSSLGAFAADLGSDCDDLSPLEPVLADNWKAMSSGGSTGRPKIIVSPGPNAFDDEKKPPLRFPSEGPILATGPIYHNMPMTTNLQALFEGHPVIGMERFDPEEALRLIDEHSIAWTSFVPTMMMRISRLPEAVRSKYDVSSLKTVWHWAAPMPPELKQEWIDWLGPETIWELYGGTEGIVTAILNGTEWLEHRGSVGRAVGSEIKIVDDEGTEVPQGEIGEIFALPASGAGSTYSYIGAERRTIAGGFETIGDFGWMDDEGYLYIADRRTDMIVSGGANVFPAEVEGALMAHPAVAEAVVIGLPDSDLGARVHAIVQVVEDLEAHGLDEPDSETLVAFLRERIVTYKIPRSFEFTRQRLRDDAGKVRRQQLREDRLTQVAVS, from the coding sequence TTGGAGGGCCTGCGCGTGGCGTTGATTATGCTCGCAGAAATTCCCGCTCGCGGCGCTGCAAAGCATGGCCGCGACGCATGGGCAATTCGGCATGGGGACGATGTCATTACCTGGGGTGAGCTAGCGGCTCGCTCGCTTCGCCGCGCTCACGCTCTGCGAGAACGCGGATTAGGGGTTGGCGATCTGGTGACGCTTGCCTTGCCCAATGGCTCGCATATCTACGAGTGGTTGTTCGCACTCTGGCGCATTGGCGCGACACCGCACGTCGTTTCCTATCGGCTACCCGAAGCCGAATTGCGAGCGATCATCGAAGTTGCCAAGCCCGCCATGGTCGTAGCAAGCGATCCTCATCTGCAGAGTTCGCTCGGGGCATTCGCCGCCGACTTGGGTAGCGATTGCGATGATCTTTCGCCCTTGGAGCCAGTGCTCGCCGACAATTGGAAGGCGATGTCGTCCGGAGGGTCGACGGGGCGCCCGAAGATTATCGTGTCGCCTGGTCCGAATGCTTTCGATGACGAGAAGAAGCCGCCCCTGCGATTTCCGTCCGAGGGACCAATCCTCGCCACAGGGCCAATCTATCACAACATGCCGATGACAACGAACCTTCAGGCCTTGTTCGAAGGTCATCCGGTTATCGGCATGGAGCGTTTCGATCCCGAAGAGGCGCTTCGTCTCATCGACGAGCACTCGATAGCCTGGACCAGCTTCGTTCCTACCATGATGATGCGCATTTCGCGCCTCCCGGAAGCGGTCAGGTCGAAGTACGATGTGTCCTCGCTTAAGACCGTCTGGCACTGGGCCGCGCCGATGCCGCCCGAGCTCAAGCAGGAGTGGATCGACTGGTTGGGCCCGGAAACGATCTGGGAGCTCTATGGCGGCACCGAAGGGATCGTGACGGCAATCCTCAACGGAACGGAATGGCTCGAGCATCGCGGGTCCGTAGGCCGAGCTGTCGGCAGCGAAATAAAGATCGTCGACGACGAGGGTACCGAAGTGCCGCAGGGCGAGATCGGCGAGATTTTCGCGCTGCCTGCAAGCGGAGCTGGGTCCACTTACAGTTATATCGGGGCGGAGCGGAGGACTATTGCCGGAGGCTTTGAAACGATTGGTGACTTCGGATGGATGGACGATGAGGGCTATCTCTACATTGCCGATCGCCGCACCGATATGATCGTGTCAGGCGGGGCCAATGTCTTTCCCGCGGAAGTCGAAGGGGCGCTCATGGCGCACCCGGCTGTAGCTGAAGCTGTCGTGATCGGCCTGCCCGATTCCGACTTGGGCGCACGGGTACATGCGATCGTGCAGGTGGTCGAGGATCTCGAAGCACACGGGCTCGACGAACCCGATAGTGAAACGCTGGTTGCTTTCCTGAGAGAGAGGATTGTGACCTACAAAATCCCTCGAAGTTTCGAATTCACCCGTCAGCGACTGCGCGACGACGCGGGCAAGGTACGCCGACAGCAATTGCGCGAAGATCGACTGACACAGGTCGCAGTCTCCTGA
- a CDS encoding enoyl-CoA hydratase/isomerase family protein — protein MATRPEYFDKYETLKFDRTDDGVLTVRWHSNDGPVLYGAQHHQEWAPAFTDIGNDRGNRVVVFTGTGDVFIDRHGEWGAPITTPRDFDVPSWGEKMMFRRMFEIEAPIICACNGPALIHGELMVLGDINLASTTARFADEGHFTAGEVPGDGVHILWQELIGINRAKYFLMTGQHIDAQEALQLGVVNEVLEPDQLMPRAMELAHQMATYDDLTLRYTRQCFVDRWKQLFNDQVGVGYGMALQALAHLDRGWMVWDKSNEESDHYKTLRRLYPKDRAEAGEGREANS, from the coding sequence ATGGCAACGCGCCCGGAATATTTCGATAAATACGAGACCCTGAAGTTCGACAGAACTGATGACGGGGTACTGACTGTGCGCTGGCACAGCAATGATGGTCCCGTACTGTACGGCGCGCAGCATCACCAGGAATGGGCGCCTGCCTTCACGGATATCGGCAATGACCGCGGCAATCGCGTTGTCGTCTTCACAGGCACTGGCGATGTCTTCATCGACCGTCATGGTGAATGGGGCGCCCCGATCACGACACCGCGCGATTTCGACGTTCCGTCTTGGGGCGAGAAGATGATGTTCCGCCGGATGTTCGAGATCGAGGCGCCGATCATCTGTGCCTGCAATGGACCGGCGCTGATCCACGGTGAGCTGATGGTCCTAGGAGATATCAATCTCGCTTCGACAACAGCCCGTTTTGCTGACGAAGGACATTTTACTGCAGGTGAAGTCCCCGGCGATGGCGTTCATATTCTTTGGCAGGAGCTAATCGGCATCAACCGCGCGAAATACTTCCTTATGACGGGGCAGCACATCGATGCTCAGGAAGCTCTTCAGCTTGGCGTAGTCAACGAAGTGCTCGAACCCGACCAGTTGATGCCGCGCGCCATGGAGCTCGCGCATCAGATGGCAACCTATGATGACCTGACGCTGCGATATACGCGCCAGTGCTTTGTCGATCGCTGGAAACAGTTGTTCAATGACCAGGTTGGGGTCGGATACGGCATGGCCTTGCAGGCGCTCGCTCACCTCGATCGCGGCTGGATGGTCTGGGACAAAAGCAACGAAGAAAGCGATCACTACAAGACTCTGCGCCGCCTTTATCCGAAGGATCGCGCCGAAGCAGGTGAAGGCCGCGAAGCCAATTCGTGA
- a CDS encoding GMC family oxidoreductase N-terminal domain-containing protein yields MSQDAVFQADFVIVGGGSAGAVLANRLSEDGRTRVLLLEAGGNTSSLIVQIPAGVVQLIGNKRYDWTYAQSPDPTIEGRKFAWSGGKGLGGGSAINGMVYVRGTRRDYDRWEELGAKGWGFADVFPYFLRSEGWAGEPNQAHGSNGPQSTSPMRDGYHPLTHTFLEACNQAGMSTLDEYQDGNLDGVFLTHGSQRDGWRCSTEKAYLRPAKGRANLTVLTGAEARKVLFDGRRAVGISFVKDGQTMKAKASREVILSAGAMGTPGLLMRSGIGPADHLSDLGIDVIADRDGVGANLQEHPGVGQNKFINRHSLNSRMRPWHVAGYALRYLLNRTGPLSTPAVPAMGLIRTDPDLDEPDVQVHFMPLGYDADPNAEAWDSSGLPKEKIVTLYASVCHPKSRGRVLLGENGEPRVEHQFFGDPEDMKTLVAGCRFVDRLYQTKAMQEIVVADRNPNPVPSSDDEWASFIRKHVAPGYHAVGSCRMGDDDSAVVGPDLMVKGFTGIRIADASIMPAITSTNTNATAIMIGEKAADIIKGADASIANSRAA; encoded by the coding sequence ATGAGCCAGGACGCCGTTTTTCAGGCTGACTTCGTGATTGTAGGCGGAGGAAGTGCGGGGGCAGTTCTTGCCAACCGCCTGAGCGAGGATGGTCGGACGCGAGTTCTGCTTCTCGAAGCGGGCGGGAACACCAGCTCCCTGATCGTGCAGATCCCCGCAGGAGTCGTCCAGTTGATCGGCAACAAGCGATATGACTGGACCTATGCGCAGTCTCCCGATCCGACCATCGAGGGGCGCAAGTTCGCCTGGTCCGGAGGCAAGGGCCTGGGTGGAGGCAGCGCCATCAACGGAATGGTTTATGTCCGTGGCACCCGTCGCGATTATGACCGTTGGGAGGAGCTAGGGGCGAAGGGCTGGGGATTTGCGGACGTCTTTCCCTACTTCCTCAGATCGGAAGGCTGGGCTGGGGAGCCCAACCAGGCGCATGGATCGAACGGCCCTCAATCGACCTCACCGATGCGCGATGGATACCATCCACTTACCCATACCTTCCTTGAGGCCTGCAACCAGGCCGGCATGTCGACACTCGACGAATATCAGGACGGTAATCTTGACGGGGTGTTTCTCACGCACGGCTCTCAACGGGACGGGTGGCGGTGCAGCACGGAAAAGGCCTACCTCCGCCCAGCAAAAGGGCGCGCCAATCTGACCGTCCTGACGGGTGCAGAGGCTCGCAAGGTCCTGTTCGACGGGCGCCGGGCCGTGGGCATTTCGTTCGTGAAGGACGGCCAGACTATGAAGGCCAAGGCTTCCCGCGAAGTGATCCTTTCTGCAGGAGCAATGGGCACTCCCGGATTGCTGATGCGCTCGGGCATCGGTCCTGCCGATCATCTGTCGGATCTGGGGATTGACGTAATCGCCGATCGAGACGGTGTCGGCGCGAACCTGCAGGAGCATCCAGGTGTCGGGCAAAACAAGTTCATCAACCGACATTCGCTTAACAGCCGTATGCGGCCCTGGCACGTGGCCGGATATGCCTTGCGCTACCTGCTGAACCGTACAGGGCCCCTGTCTACGCCGGCCGTACCGGCGATGGGGTTAATTAGAACCGATCCCGATCTGGACGAACCCGATGTGCAGGTGCATTTCATGCCACTCGGATACGATGCGGACCCGAACGCCGAGGCATGGGATTCCAGCGGGTTGCCGAAGGAAAAGATCGTGACGCTCTATGCGTCGGTATGTCATCCCAAAAGTCGGGGGCGAGTGCTTCTCGGGGAAAATGGCGAGCCGAGAGTGGAACATCAGTTTTTCGGCGACCCCGAAGACATGAAAACCCTTGTCGCGGGCTGCCGCTTTGTCGACCGGCTTTATCAAACGAAAGCCATGCAGGAGATCGTCGTCGCGGATCGAAATCCCAATCCGGTCCCGTCGAGTGACGACGAATGGGCCAGCTTCATCCGCAAGCATGTCGCACCTGGCTATCACGCAGTTGGTTCATGCCGCATGGGCGACGATGATAGCGCAGTGGTCGGTCCTGACCTGATGGTCAAAGGCTTCACGGGCATTCGCATCGCCGATGCTTCGATCATGCCGGCCATCACCAGCACAAACACCAATGCGACGGCCATCATGATCGGGGAAAAGGCAGCCGACATCATCAAGGGTGCCGATGCGTCGATTGCGAACAGTCGCGCAGCATAG
- a CDS encoding glucose 1-dehydrogenase gives MADLSAPCDLSGQTALVTGAAGGVGAEIALCLERAGARVFATDLDSARLAEVRPDRCAAWDIRALDVSNIENVGSVVGSVCEEAGKIDILVNCAGIYRMQFLPEITEPEWDRLFAVNVKGAAFMTQAVAQSMTAAGRGGAIVNVASAAGRRATAGSIAYSASKAAVISLTQGCASELAASRIRVNAIAPGAVETEMWDQVQRDYAGRLPVDGPTVKEMQLSMTPMGRICTAEDCARAVLFLASDESAFVTGQTLNVDGGLWMN, from the coding sequence GTGGCTGACCTTTCTGCCCCTTGCGATTTGAGCGGGCAAACTGCTCTGGTCACTGGCGCGGCCGGTGGCGTGGGGGCCGAGATCGCGTTGTGCCTTGAGCGTGCAGGGGCCCGCGTGTTCGCCACCGATCTGGACAGCGCCCGCCTCGCCGAGGTGAGACCTGACCGTTGTGCTGCATGGGATATCCGCGCTCTCGATGTGTCAAACATCGAGAATGTCGGCAGCGTCGTCGGTTCCGTTTGCGAGGAAGCAGGCAAGATCGATATCCTCGTAAACTGCGCTGGCATCTATCGCATGCAGTTTCTGCCCGAGATTACCGAACCCGAATGGGACAGGCTGTTCGCCGTCAATGTGAAAGGCGCTGCGTTCATGACGCAAGCGGTGGCGCAATCCATGACGGCAGCAGGCAGGGGGGGAGCAATTGTCAATGTCGCCTCTGCGGCCGGTCGTCGTGCGACGGCAGGGTCTATTGCCTATTCCGCCAGCAAGGCTGCGGTCATTAGTCTGACCCAGGGATGTGCAAGCGAACTGGCGGCAAGCCGCATCCGGGTGAATGCGATTGCCCCCGGCGCGGTCGAAACAGAGATGTGGGACCAGGTCCAACGCGATTACGCGGGCAGGCTTCCTGTCGACGGACCGACGGTAAAGGAGATGCAACTCTCCATGACCCCGATGGGCCGTATCTGCACCGCGGAAGATTGCGCGCGTGCCGTGCTGTTTCTTGCCAGCGACGAGAGCGCATTCGTGACAGGTCAGACCCTCAACGTTGATGGCGGGCTCTGGATGAACTGA
- a CDS encoding IS5 family transposase produces the protein MWTDTSRQQHSRPGLRYPSDLRDAEWALIEPLLPPAKPGGRPRCADLREVMNAILYLATSGCQWRMLPKDFPPLSTVQRYFYAWRDSGLWQTINHLLVMAARQIEGREASPSAGVIDSQSVKTTESGGPRGYDAGKKIMGRKRHIITDTLGLMLFVTIHAASIQDRDGAVDLIKAIRYRFPWLRHLFADGGYAGDKLIGALQGHGQWTLEIVRRCDTARGFVLLPRRWVVERTFAWLGRCRRLAKDWERTIESSTAWTTIAHIRRLTRLIASHCQIA, from the coding sequence ATGTGGACCGATACCTCCCGGCAGCAGCATAGCCGCCCGGGTCTACGTTATCCAAGCGATTTGCGCGATGCCGAGTGGGCCTTGATCGAGCCTCTGTTGCCGCCCGCGAAACCTGGCGGCAGGCCGCGCTGCGCCGACCTGCGCGAGGTGATGAACGCGATCCTCTATCTGGCAACAAGCGGTTGCCAATGGCGGATGCTGCCCAAGGATTTCCCTCCGCTCTCGACGGTTCAACGCTATTTCTATGCCTGGCGCGACAGCGGCCTATGGCAGACGATCAATCACCTGCTGGTGATGGCTGCGCGCCAGATCGAAGGGCGCGAGGCCAGCCCCAGCGCCGGGGTGATCGATAGCCAGAGCGTCAAGACCACCGAGAGTGGCGGCCCACGGGGCTACGATGCGGGCAAGAAGATCATGGGACGCAAGCGTCACATCATCACCGATACGCTCGGACTGATGTTGTTCGTCACCATCCACGCTGCCAGCATTCAGGATCGCGACGGGGCGGTCGATCTCATCAAGGCAATCCGCTACCGCTTCCCGTGGCTGCGCCACCTCTTCGCCGATGGGGGCTACGCAGGCGACAAGCTCATCGGCGCGCTTCAAGGGCATGGGCAATGGACGCTCGAGATCGTGCGCCGCTGCGACACCGCCAGGGGCTTTGTTCTGCTCCCGCGCCGCTGGGTGGTCGAGCGCACCTTCGCCTGGCTCGGCAGATGTCGACGGCTCGCAAAGGACTGGGAAAGAACTATCGAAAGTTCCACCGCATGGACTACCATCGCCCACATCCGCCGCCTCACCCGCCTCATCGCAAGCCACTGCCAGATCGCATAA